The following coding sequences lie in one Pseudoxanthomonas sp. SE1 genomic window:
- the dnaJ gene encoding molecular chaperone DnaJ: protein MSKRDYYEVLGVARDASDEDLKKAYRRCAMKHHPDRNPGDAAAEAAFKECKEAYEVLSDGAKRRTYDAHGHAAFEHGMGGGGPGAPDMGDIFGDIFGNIFGGGGARAARRGADVGYVMELDLEEAVAGVEKRIEIPTLVACAPCKGSGSADGKVETCGTCGGRGNVRMQRGIFAMQQACPACGGRGQTIRNPCTECHGAGRVEEEKVLSVKIPAGVDNGDRIRLTGEGEAGPPGTPPGDLYVEVRVREHDIFQRDGDDLHCEVPIRISQAALGDTVRVPTLRGEAEIRIPAETQTGKLFRLRGKGVKSVRSRSEGDLYCRVVVETPVNLTPEQRELLEKFEATFSGDEARKHSPKSATFLDGVKGFWDRMTS from the coding sequence ATGAGCAAACGCGACTACTACGAAGTCCTGGGCGTGGCCCGCGACGCCAGTGACGAAGACCTGAAGAAGGCCTATCGCCGCTGCGCCATGAAGCACCACCCGGACCGCAACCCGGGCGATGCCGCCGCCGAGGCCGCGTTCAAGGAGTGCAAGGAGGCCTACGAGGTCCTCTCGGACGGCGCCAAGCGCCGTACCTACGACGCGCATGGACACGCCGCGTTCGAGCACGGCATGGGCGGCGGTGGTCCCGGCGCCCCCGACATGGGCGATATTTTCGGCGACATCTTCGGCAACATCTTCGGCGGGGGCGGCGCCCGCGCGGCACGTCGTGGCGCGGATGTCGGCTACGTGATGGAGCTGGACCTGGAAGAGGCCGTCGCCGGGGTCGAGAAGCGCATCGAGATCCCCACGCTGGTCGCCTGTGCGCCCTGCAAGGGGTCCGGTTCGGCCGACGGCAAGGTGGAGACCTGCGGCACCTGCGGCGGGCGCGGCAACGTGCGCATGCAGCGGGGCATCTTCGCCATGCAGCAGGCGTGCCCCGCCTGCGGTGGCCGGGGCCAGACCATCAGGAATCCCTGCACCGAGTGCCACGGCGCGGGCCGCGTCGAGGAAGAGAAGGTCCTGTCGGTGAAGATCCCGGCGGGCGTGGACAACGGCGACCGCATCCGCCTGACCGGCGAAGGCGAGGCCGGCCCGCCCGGCACGCCGCCGGGCGACCTGTACGTGGAAGTGCGCGTGCGCGAACACGACATCTTCCAGCGCGATGGCGACGACCTGCACTGCGAGGTGCCGATCCGCATTTCGCAGGCGGCGCTGGGCGATACCGTGCGCGTGCCCACGTTGCGTGGCGAGGCGGAGATCCGCATTCCCGCCGAAACGCAGACCGGCAAGCTGTTCCGCCTGCGCGGCAAGGGCGTCAAGTCCGTGCGCAGCCGCAGCGAAGGCGATCTGTACTGCCGCGTGGTGGTGGAGACGCCGGTCAACCTGACGCCCGAGCAGCGCGAACTGCTGGAGAAGTTCGAGGCCACGTTCAGCGGCGACGAAGCGCGCAAGCACTCGCCGAAGTCGGCCACGTTTCTGGATGGCGTCAAGGGCTTCTGGGACCGGATGACGTCCTGA
- a CDS encoding DUF3857 and transglutaminase domain-containing protein → MHTNKGKWWGVLALVVLAPAWAADDRPLQVERESTRFVLNADGSFVQEQETAIKVLKDSALEAAKDASVSYSTSIQKAEVVEAYTLKPDGRRVDVPKGNYQVSSSSGREGDSPIYSDQTTLTVVFPELAVGDITVFTYRVTATQPMFPGHFSVIRNYSPAAYYGDVQVTIDAPEAMQATWRNWQMTQPAVQTRDGRRIVRWQWSNRQPVDRESLRDTVFTADRYPGYAFSTFASYADIAAAYGGPANAKAALTPRLRTLAAEISGKSKDPRETAKKLYEWVSTKITYAGNCIGLGAVVPRDLDVVLDNRMGDCKDHATLLQALLKARGIDSTQALINAGGTYTLPDIPVASVVNHVINYIPSLDLYVDSTAATAPFGSLPDGAAGKPVLLVDGHRDGATTPATQVGSEWQKLRTAIRIQPDGSIKGTQRVELSGRMAVAARSQFRNFGAGDADKLVRNYFRGNALTANGKVTYDDPVPMLETFNMEADFEVDRMIPTTGGFQVQPWFLSFTPVSMLVASQLGDPDQPEGESSCGAYHSDEEYTFEFPALMRIIAVPKDVSLHEGTLSYASTFRQEGTRLYVRRTLDDRTPGPVCSPEYNEGFSQVMRKIMPDLRAQVVYLTEEGAVKQ, encoded by the coding sequence GTGCATACGAACAAGGGGAAGTGGTGGGGAGTATTGGCGCTGGTCGTGCTGGCGCCCGCATGGGCGGCCGATGACCGGCCGTTGCAGGTCGAGCGCGAGTCGACGCGATTCGTGCTCAATGCCGATGGCAGTTTCGTGCAGGAGCAGGAAACTGCGATCAAGGTGCTGAAGGACAGCGCCCTGGAAGCCGCTAAGGATGCGTCGGTCAGCTACAGCACCAGCATCCAGAAGGCCGAGGTGGTCGAAGCCTACACGTTGAAGCCGGATGGCCGCCGCGTCGATGTGCCCAAGGGCAACTACCAGGTCAGCAGCAGTTCGGGGCGGGAGGGCGATTCGCCCATCTACTCCGACCAGACGACGCTTACCGTCGTGTTCCCGGAACTCGCCGTCGGCGACATCACGGTGTTCACGTACCGGGTGACGGCCACCCAGCCGATGTTTCCGGGCCATTTCTCGGTGATCCGCAATTACAGCCCGGCCGCGTACTACGGCGACGTGCAGGTGACCATCGATGCGCCGGAGGCGATGCAGGCCACGTGGCGCAACTGGCAGATGACCCAGCCCGCGGTCCAAACGCGCGACGGCCGCCGGATCGTGCGCTGGCAATGGAGCAACCGCCAGCCAGTCGACCGCGAGAGCCTGCGCGATACGGTCTTCACCGCCGACCGCTACCCGGGCTACGCGTTCTCCACCTTCGCCAGTTACGCCGACATCGCGGCGGCCTACGGTGGCCCGGCCAACGCCAAGGCCGCACTGACGCCCCGGTTGCGCACGCTCGCCGCGGAGATCTCGGGCAAGAGCAAGGACCCGCGCGAGACGGCGAAGAAGCTCTACGAATGGGTCTCCACGAAGATCACCTATGCGGGTAACTGCATCGGCCTGGGCGCCGTGGTGCCGCGCGACCTGGACGTGGTCCTCGACAACCGCATGGGCGACTGCAAGGACCACGCGACCCTGCTGCAAGCGCTGCTGAAGGCGCGCGGCATCGACAGCACCCAGGCGCTGATCAATGCGGGAGGCACGTACACACTGCCGGACATCCCAGTCGCGTCGGTCGTCAACCACGTGATCAACTACATCCCCAGCCTGGACCTGTACGTGGACTCCACCGCGGCCACGGCACCCTTCGGCAGCCTGCCGGACGGCGCTGCTGGAAAGCCGGTGCTGCTGGTGGACGGCCATCGCGACGGCGCCACGACGCCGGCGACGCAGGTGGGCTCGGAATGGCAGAAGTTGCGCACGGCCATTCGCATCCAGCCCGACGGCTCGATCAAGGGCACGCAGCGGGTGGAACTGAGCGGGCGCATGGCCGTCGCGGCGCGGTCGCAGTTCCGCAACTTTGGCGCGGGCGACGCCGACAAGCTGGTCCGCAACTACTTCCGGGGGAACGCCCTGACCGCGAACGGCAAGGTGACGTACGACGATCCGGTGCCGATGCTGGAGACCTTCAACATGGAGGCGGACTTCGAGGTCGACCGGATGATTCCGACGACCGGCGGCTTCCAGGTGCAGCCCTGGTTCCTCAGTTTCACCCCGGTCTCCATGCTGGTGGCCTCGCAGCTCGGCGACCCGGACCAGCCGGAAGGCGAGAGCAGTTGCGGCGCTTACCACTCGGACGAGGAATACACGTTCGAGTTTCCTGCCTTGATGCGGATCATCGCCGTGCCGAAGGACGTCAGCCTGCACGAGGGTACGCTGAGCTACGCCTCGACGTTCCGCCAGGAAGGCACCCGCTTGTATGTCCGGCGCACACTGGATGACCGGACGCCGGGACCGGTGTGCTCGCCCGAGTACAACGAGGGTTTCTCCCAGGTCATGCGGAAGATCATGCCCGACCTGCGCGCGCAGGTGGTCTACCTGACAGAGGAAGGAGCGGTGAAGCAGTGA